A genomic window from Candidatus Kouleothrix ribensis includes:
- a CDS encoding helix-hairpin-helix domain-containing protein produces MNHLLALARRHKRLAAASVIALGLLILVVQWATGPAQPAPAALAAPEISGEIVPELTNDLPGAASLAATPEATLIVYISGAVQAPDVYQLPAMARIKDLVLAAGGLTADADAEQINLAERLADGQHIHVPRIGEAAPADVTGQATDSGPAAVIDINTASAAELDGLDGIGQALAQRIVDYRSANGPFKSVEELGNVKGIGAALLEKLTPFVTVGR; encoded by the coding sequence ATGAACCACCTGTTGGCGTTGGCACGGCGCCATAAGCGCCTGGCCGCAGCAAGTGTGATCGCGCTCGGCCTACTGATCCTGGTTGTACAGTGGGCCACCGGGCCAGCACAACCGGCGCCGGCAGCGCTGGCCGCACCCGAGATCAGCGGCGAGATCGTGCCCGAGCTAACGAACGATCTGCCCGGCGCAGCCAGCCTGGCGGCAACCCCCGAAGCAACGCTGATCGTGTACATTAGCGGGGCGGTACAGGCGCCCGACGTGTACCAGCTACCGGCAATGGCGCGGATCAAAGACCTGGTGTTAGCCGCAGGTGGCCTGACCGCCGACGCCGACGCCGAGCAGATCAACCTGGCTGAGCGGCTGGCCGACGGGCAGCACATCCACGTGCCACGGATCGGCGAGGCCGCGCCTGCCGATGTGACTGGGCAGGCAACCGATAGCGGCCCGGCCGCGGTGATCGACATCAACACCGCCAGCGCGGCCGAGCTCGACGGCCTCGACGGAATCGGCCAGGCTCTGGCGCAGCGGATCGTGGACTATCGCAGCGCTAATGGCCCATTCAAATCGGTTGAAGAGCTGGGGAACGTGAAAGGGATCGGGGCCGCGCTGCTCGAGAAGCTTACACCGTTTGTGACGGTGGGGCGGTAA
- the topA gene encoding type I DNA topoisomerase — protein MADKLVIVESPAKAKTIQKYLGRGFRVEASMGHVRDLPKSDLGVDVERDFAPVYEVAKGKEKVVAALKKSIRQAEAVYLATDPDREGEAIAWHITQAVGIPRGMPIYRVEFSEITRNAVQQAISHPRQIDSNLVDAQQARRVLDRLVGYKLSPLLWDKVMRGLSAGRVQSVAVRLVVEREIEIEAFVPQEYWTIEADLAKQAAGGSTQAAARKDMFRAVLIERGGKKLDKFAIGAAEAAEAIVSDLDGAAYVVRKITRKDKRRSPAPPFTTSTLQQEAGRKLGFSAKRTMIVAQQLYEGIDIGGDEGTVGLITYMRTDSFNIAREAQEEARGVILERYGQPYLPAKPPVYRTKAKGAQEAHEAIRPTSSRRTPEALREVLPREQFRLYELIWKRFIASQMEAALFDSTAVDIGAGRGIDTPARRQGDKETRKESNENVSRSPGLLVLETDPYTFRANGSVLKFPGFLAVYNVSLDEGEEDEDSERRLPPLAEREPLDLLQLLPLQHFTEPQPRYTEASLVKELERLGIGRPSTYAPTISTIVDRKYVELAEKKLIPTTLGRVVTELLVAHFPSIVDYGFTSSMEQQLDDIAEGQKRWGPVLRDFYGPFERTLAAAKETMRNVKREDVATELTCPKCQQGGLVIKFGRNGEFLACNRYPECDFTGDFHRNEDGLVVINPASAPELSDVMCNLCGRPMVIKKSRFGPFLGCSGYPECSNTRRLGKDGKPVPLPEPTGVACPKCQQGELMRRRGKFGRPFFGCNRYPKCDYLVNDLAEVASYVPGANVPSTPAVGAAPKAAGAKPARPAAAKPAARTGKAKGATTKAAASRSGTKASSTKKASSARPAARRKAS, from the coding sequence ATGGCCGATAAACTTGTAATCGTCGAGTCGCCAGCAAAGGCGAAAACCATCCAGAAATATCTCGGGCGCGGCTTCCGGGTCGAAGCCTCGATGGGCCACGTGCGCGACCTGCCGAAGAGCGACCTGGGCGTGGATGTCGAGCGCGATTTCGCGCCGGTGTACGAAGTTGCCAAGGGCAAAGAGAAGGTCGTAGCCGCGCTGAAGAAATCGATCCGCCAAGCCGAGGCAGTGTACCTCGCGACCGACCCCGATCGCGAGGGCGAGGCAATCGCATGGCACATCACCCAGGCGGTCGGCATCCCGCGCGGCATGCCGATCTACCGAGTCGAGTTTAGCGAGATCACGCGCAACGCCGTGCAGCAGGCGATCTCACACCCGCGCCAGATCGACAGCAACCTGGTTGACGCGCAGCAAGCCCGGCGCGTGCTCGATCGGCTCGTGGGCTATAAGCTCTCGCCGCTGCTGTGGGACAAAGTTATGCGCGGGCTTTCGGCCGGGCGGGTGCAGTCGGTGGCAGTGCGCCTGGTGGTCGAGCGCGAGATCGAGATCGAAGCGTTTGTGCCGCAAGAATACTGGACGATCGAGGCCGACCTGGCGAAACAGGCGGCAGGCGGCAGTACGCAGGCGGCAGCACGCAAGGACATGTTTCGCGCGGTGTTGATCGAGCGCGGCGGCAAGAAGCTCGACAAATTTGCGATTGGCGCGGCCGAGGCGGCCGAAGCGATCGTGAGCGACCTGGATGGCGCGGCCTACGTGGTGCGCAAGATCACGCGCAAAGACAAGCGGCGCTCGCCGGCACCGCCGTTCACCACCAGCACGCTACAGCAAGAGGCCGGGCGCAAGCTGGGCTTCTCGGCCAAGCGCACCATGATCGTAGCCCAGCAGCTATACGAAGGCATCGACATCGGCGGCGACGAGGGCACAGTCGGCCTGATCACCTACATGCGCACCGACAGCTTCAACATTGCGCGCGAGGCGCAGGAAGAGGCGCGCGGCGTGATTCTCGAGCGCTATGGCCAGCCATACCTGCCGGCCAAACCGCCGGTGTATCGCACCAAAGCCAAAGGCGCGCAAGAGGCGCACGAAGCCATCCGCCCAACCTCGAGCCGGCGCACGCCCGAGGCGCTGCGCGAGGTGCTGCCACGCGAGCAATTCCGGCTATACGAGCTGATCTGGAAGCGCTTCATCGCCAGCCAGATGGAGGCGGCACTGTTCGACAGCACGGCAGTAGACATTGGCGCCGGGCGCGGTATTGATACGCCGGCAAGGAGACAAGGAGACAAGGAGACAAGGAAAGAATCGAACGAGAATGTCTCCCGGTCTCCCGGTCTCCTTGTCTTGGAAACCGACCCGTACACCTTCCGCGCCAATGGATCGGTGCTGAAATTCCCCGGCTTTCTGGCGGTGTACAACGTAAGCCTCGACGAAGGCGAGGAAGACGAAGACAGCGAGCGCCGGCTGCCGCCGCTGGCCGAGCGCGAGCCGCTCGACCTGCTGCAGCTCCTGCCGTTGCAGCACTTCACCGAGCCGCAGCCGCGCTACACCGAAGCCAGCCTGGTGAAAGAACTCGAGCGGCTGGGGATCGGGCGGCCCTCGACCTACGCACCGACGATCTCGACGATCGTCGATCGCAAATATGTCGAGCTGGCCGAGAAGAAGCTGATTCCAACCACACTTGGCCGGGTGGTGACCGAGCTGCTAGTCGCACACTTCCCGAGCATCGTCGACTACGGGTTCACCTCGTCGATGGAGCAGCAGCTCGACGACATCGCCGAAGGGCAGAAGCGCTGGGGCCCGGTGCTGCGCGACTTCTACGGCCCATTCGAGCGCACATTGGCGGCTGCCAAAGAGACCATGCGCAATGTCAAGCGCGAAGACGTAGCGACCGAGCTAACCTGCCCGAAATGCCAGCAGGGCGGGCTGGTGATCAAGTTTGGGCGCAATGGCGAGTTTCTGGCCTGCAACCGCTACCCCGAGTGCGACTTCACCGGCGACTTTCACCGCAACGAAGACGGGCTAGTGGTGATCAACCCGGCCAGCGCACCCGAACTCAGCGACGTGATGTGCAACCTGTGCGGGCGGCCGATGGTGATCAAAAAGAGCCGGTTCGGCCCGTTCCTGGGATGTAGCGGCTACCCCGAGTGCAGCAACACGCGCCGGCTCGGCAAAGACGGCAAGCCGGTGCCGCTGCCCGAGCCAACCGGCGTAGCCTGCCCGAAGTGCCAGCAGGGCGAGCTTATGCGGCGGCGCGGCAAGTTCGGCCGGCCGTTCTTTGGCTGCAATCGCTACCCCAAGTGCGACTACCTGGTGAACGACCTGGCCGAGGTCGCGAGCTACGTGCCCGGCGCAAACGTGCCCAGCACGCCGGCTGTGGGCGCGGCGCCCAAGGCGGCGGGGGCCAAGCCGGCCCGGCCAGCTGCGGCCAAGCCGGCGGCGCGTACCGGCAAAGCCAAAGGCGCCACCACCAAAGCAGCGGCCAGCCGCAGCGGCACCAAAGCCAGCAGCACCAAGAAAGCCAGCAGCGCGCGGCCGGCAGCCCGCCGCAAAGCCTCGTAG
- a CDS encoding pilus assembly protein yields MYRRLKRKPGQSMVEMALLLPFMLLLIFGIIDMGWYIFGYATIYQAARNGAEKAAEIPPYPSKLSPLNRSEQCVSSILSATLAGTPEVMFTDLASGTNGNTITISYPTGKRALGEPIEIALVYNIQPLTPFWRLITFGNQGTMQVQMATRRSIEALGDNPNSPNLVACQP; encoded by the coding sequence ATGTACCGACGGTTGAAACGCAAGCCCGGCCAGTCGATGGTCGAGATGGCCCTGCTCTTGCCATTTATGCTGCTGCTGATCTTTGGCATTATCGACATGGGCTGGTATATCTTCGGCTATGCGACGATTTACCAGGCGGCGCGCAATGGCGCCGAGAAGGCTGCCGAGATCCCGCCCTACCCGAGTAAGCTCAGCCCGCTCAATCGCAGCGAGCAGTGCGTCTCCTCGATCCTCAGCGCCACGCTCGCCGGTACGCCCGAGGTGATGTTCACCGATCTGGCCAGTGGCACCAACGGCAACACGATCACGATTAGCTACCCCACCGGCAAGCGTGCGCTGGGCGAGCCAATCGAGATTGCCCTGGTGTACAACATCCAACCGCTCACGCCGTTCTGGCGCCTGATCACCTTTGGTAACCAGGGCACTATGCAGGTGCAGATGGCCACCCGTCGCTCGATCGAGGCGCTTGGCGATAACCCGAACTCGCCGAACCTGGTTGCTTGCCAGCCGTAG
- the murI gene encoding glutamate racemase, with protein MSQATQPIGIFDSGIGGASVLCELRALMPNEDLLFLADQANCPYGSRPATELRALSASNTRWLLERGAKQIVVACNTASAAALHWLRHEFAQVPFVGMVPAVKPAAEQTRSGVVGVLATPTTLDGNLLDDVVLRWAGATRVLRQGCPGLVEQIEAGALETPATLALLSSYLRPLLAAGADTIVLGCTHYPFLAPQIQRLAGPQVRLIDAAPAVARQAARVLAERGLRYTGPTRTGSITYATTSEPAAFAHLIEQLQLPAGTVMAAATPADAAPARRY; from the coding sequence ATGAGCCAAGCGACGCAACCGATTGGAATCTTCGACAGCGGCATAGGCGGCGCGAGTGTGCTGTGCGAGCTGCGCGCGCTAATGCCGAACGAAGACCTACTGTTCCTGGCCGACCAGGCCAACTGCCCGTATGGATCGCGGCCAGCCACCGAGCTGCGCGCGCTATCGGCGAGCAATACGCGCTGGCTACTGGAACGTGGCGCCAAGCAGATCGTGGTGGCCTGCAACACTGCCAGCGCGGCCGCACTGCACTGGCTGCGGCACGAATTTGCGCAGGTACCGTTTGTGGGCATGGTGCCGGCGGTCAAGCCGGCGGCCGAACAGACCCGCAGCGGTGTCGTGGGTGTACTCGCGACGCCAACCACACTCGATGGCAATCTGCTCGACGACGTAGTGCTGCGCTGGGCGGGCGCGACACGCGTGCTGCGCCAGGGCTGCCCCGGATTGGTCGAGCAGATCGAGGCCGGTGCGCTCGAAACGCCGGCAACGCTGGCGCTACTGAGCAGCTACCTGCGCCCACTGCTGGCCGCCGGTGCCGACACAATCGTGCTTGGCTGCACGCACTACCCGTTCCTGGCGCCTCAGATCCAGCGGCTGGCCGGGCCGCAGGTGCGGCTGATCGACGCCGCGCCGGCGGTGGCGCGCCAGGCTGCACGCGTACTGGCCGAGCGCGGCCTGCGCTATACCGGCCCCACGCGCACCGGCAGTATCACCTATGCCACCACCAGCGAACCCGCCGCGTTCGCGCACCTGATCGAGCAACTGCAGCTGCCGGCCGGCACAGTGATGGCTGCCGCTACGCCGGCCGACGCAGCGCCCGCGCGCCGTTACTAG
- a CDS encoding DUF4870 domain-containing protein, with product MQPNDDERMLAALAHASIIANTFNLAGMLATLLIWATQRERSAYVRVHALQSLLYQGLVLLISLAIGLLWGLCVVVSLLPAAVRPDLYRSSPPNSFWVALLGLVVPLGFGLLATLYGLYGAYQVYRGRPFRYPLAGRVTRGVIELPARPAPAAKPPAPAPETAPAAAPAPEAAPAAAPAPEAAPAAAPAPEAAPATTPTPDGTSAEAAPAPAQPEPPQDAA from the coding sequence ATGCAGCCGAACGACGACGAGCGCATGCTGGCGGCGCTCGCGCACGCCAGCATTATTGCAAATACCTTTAACCTGGCTGGGATGCTTGCTACACTGCTGATCTGGGCCACCCAACGCGAGCGCTCGGCGTATGTGCGCGTGCATGCGCTCCAATCACTGCTCTACCAAGGGCTGGTGTTGCTGATCTCACTCGCGATCGGGCTACTGTGGGGCCTGTGCGTGGTCGTATCGCTGCTGCCAGCGGCCGTGCGCCCCGACCTGTATCGCTCGAGCCCGCCGAACTCGTTCTGGGTAGCCTTACTAGGCCTGGTGGTGCCGCTCGGCTTCGGCTTGCTGGCCACGCTCTACGGCCTGTATGGAGCATACCAGGTCTATCGTGGGCGGCCATTCCGCTACCCGCTGGCAGGCCGAGTCACTCGCGGCGTGATCGAGCTGCCGGCCCGGCCGGCGCCAGCCGCCAAACCGCCTGCGCCGGCGCCCGAAACCGCACCTGCCGCAGCGCCGGCGCCCGAAGCCGCACCTGCCGCAGCGCCGGCACCCGAAGCCGCACCTGCCGCAGCGCCGGCACCCGAAGCCGCACCTGCCACAACACCGACGCCAGACGGTACCTCAGCCGAAGCCGCCCCGGCCCCGGCGCAGCCCGAACCGCCCCAGGACGCGGCCTGA